In one Gammaproteobacteria bacterium genomic region, the following are encoded:
- a CDS encoding CoA-binding protein, whose product MEPKDHHVAVLGASPKPQRYSNLAIRLLKSKGYRVSPVNPAFAEIEGLATYHSLRLIEESVDTLTLYVSPRHIEPMIEDIVRLRPARVIFNPGTESRVLERRLAGASIPHFDACTLVMLRTNTF is encoded by the coding sequence ATGGAGCCCAAAGATCATCACGTTGCCGTACTGGGGGCCAGCCCCAAACCACAGCGGTATTCGAACCTGGCCATTCGCTTGCTGAAATCGAAGGGCTATCGGGTCAGTCCGGTCAATCCGGCCTTTGCGGAGATCGAGGGTCTTGCCACGTATCATTCGCTGCGGTTGATCGAGGAATCCGTGGATACGCTGACGCTCTACGTCAGCCCCAGGCATATCGAGCCCATGATCGAGGACATCGTGAGGTTGCGCCCTGCAAGGGTGATCTTCAATCCCGGCACCGAGTCCCGCGTGCTGGAGCGTCGACTTGCCGGGGCGAGCATCCCCCATTTCGATGCCTGTACCCTGGTGATGTTGCGCACCAACACCTTTTAG